One Ctenopharyngodon idella isolate HZGC_01 chromosome 9, HZGC01, whole genome shotgun sequence DNA window includes the following coding sequences:
- the dop1b gene encoding protein dopey-2, with translation MMDPEEAELQNDYRYRSYAAVIEKALRNFESSSEWADLISSLGKLNKALQSNLKYSLLPRRLIIGKRLAQCLHPALPSGVHLKALETYEVIFKIIGTKWLAKDLFIYSSGLFPLLGHAAMSVKPVLLTLYERYFLPIQRALLPSLQAFIMGLLPGLEEGAEVYDRTDALLVRLSLLVGQSVFYGALWGSVLICPLVRLPASLFIVAHFDHLVTAREQKYMLGTDHKLVVKAVCLALQDSNVLVQRNMLEILLYFFPFTTCQDREECAIPLKQDEVICVVSAASLTLLRRDMSLNRRLYAWMLGLDIKGGMVAADSSRFNTVEEYTACYFSTHSRELLVQALVNILKQKDIEANPDNLIEYLRPFRIIISLLDKPEIGPLVLSDVLLEVVRAFYSYCKVMLGEDSLNSSLSGSQLNSKIKENKNASEIIKTVNMLVSAMSSNYLWDYMTRHFQISLRALSDPAGKGPSKDWSSSPSVIELSTLIIFLLDVIPLELYAEIQTQYLPQMLGSMLHSLHSHMTSLSLQELTQAMRACFKVLSKIQMPVAYMDMEAELQTQDVEQTQIVMTDSNKVKESDQVNGNHDSCTSEVGLNGQEAQEAEPGEAPYPPLRSEDSGLGLSASPSEQHLLPGCNGSEAASGANSETEHVWRRGGTIENMSKCVQDILASVITRHLLDVVDPEKKKKQDEANQLDPNASPRGSKRSPLKRKGSRDLGLIKDRLAEFFNPSKLRIHALHWSSKDGGKDHRPVELEWMGSFQSKGKGEISESCRQAFTVVCQLLLECTTFPVYFTEEENQDLHTSMFNKTGIEGSLPEWLRSLMTLCCLTKDYQVQHVAISSLLELINHSQSLALVIKDKNQRYKNSDANPLSGQLQMVTLPPIYPAVLKTLEDSTDFYLRVSQVLWAQLDTERREHHVSCVELFYRLHCLAPSASICEDIICLGLLSEDKVVCLEALHRFSVLWHLTREIQTNRSTSLNRSFDRSLFVVLDSLNNQDGSVSASAQNWLVRALSLSDVVRILEPVLLLLLDPRTQRSPIQSVKQNLSVGNVKSLSWRDRSITKNAGDNMMPGCQTEESFVSRITIVDREALWAELERDPELTPPDSPTISRSESEETEGEDEEVEEEEESEHTESADTSGAQNSTENSTSSSAPYLQRHDDGSIEEEGVANGLQRVDSERTQVSDSLSSDEDDGQLEAMAKSRMLKRQREKREAVDSLFRHVLLYKKQYESRRILYAFTILETILRTSAGPFVESLSSTSLDCSSIAHLNLIQNLLQRHRQAQDGGSFYGQLQISTPPSGATPDPSQPASSPLHSPSSPSSPPTLLLELLTCLCMRYLRSHYPSYANIPNCQLQANREVQVKSVEVLTELMIQLVRVAQQAQIGEAKGTASLEAVRNLLWGYKVQQYVLLTLSASMYVCQRADRPDQHTLPEEDQGEDLGEISEESLINFGRDGTWAEHPLQIALLKLLKVLIVLEHHVCPPHSKAQDHDQSHSNPQRRAEPPSSALAREWQTAVMFQQSIKAVRYVISQPITTQGMFVSAAARALHPQYGCAMHPAWVTLLCEVLPYLGRSLAIIVSPIIAQICRNLDELVKQHEHDGIKASHNGTLKRENIAPDYPLTLLEGLTTITHYCLLDHKKTTAGCDVPDLRNASNAILEEFPHMISSMALLWGVVKGCDSARGSRASPTSVYFKGTKILRQKVLEFLMPLTQQFGVQIMASVAAVWSSRKSHKRRSRNKILPDASDSQMTLVDLVKALSTLRTDTILQLIREVVKKPHQIKGDQKTTLVDIPMLQFSYVYIQSLTAQALQENINPLLCLLRESAQLNLAPPGHFLLLGILNDCVNRLPNIDNKRDTKELQEVSQRILEAVGAVAGSSLEQTSWLSRNLEVKAQPQVCPQGDEDDHDGNEFEECAGQGSAMVSSSVPSVFSVQALVLLAEVLAPLLDMVYRSDEKEKAVPLISRLMYYVFPYLKNHSAYNMPSFCAGAQLLSSLSGYAYTKRAWKKEVLELFMDPLFFTMESSCSCHWRSIVDHLLTHEKTMFKDLMSMQSSSLKLFNSAEQKPMLLKRQAFAMFSGENDQYHFYLPLIQERLTENLRVGQTPSVSAQMFLMFRVLLLRISPQHLTSLWPIMVTELIRIFNRLEKTLVDDKEVSKSKLRGGHDKNGLLCFPQAELDMYLSACKFLDTAVSFPPEQMPLFQMYRWAFIPEVDVDHYDGPGNTLLEGEQECKPHIVRILDGINRRYGELNGTVGESSTDRVEFPLLTLRSLCSIVDLVPFFSTLCCSFNGSPAHLPHYAADYPPPSSDQVMKRLEHIIEGEFLDGMDS, from the exons GTGAAGGCTGTTTGTCTCGCCTTACAAGACTCTAATGTTTTGGTCCAGAGAAACATGCTGGAAATCCTTCTCTACTTCTTCCCCTTCACAACCTGCCAG GATCGTGAGGAATGTGCCATTCCACTAAAGCAAGATGAGGTGATCTGTGTGGTGTCTGCTGCATCACTCACCCTGCTCAGGAGAGATATGTCTCTGAATCGACGCCTTTATGCATGGATGCTCG GCTTAGACATCAAAGGAGGAATGGTGGCTGCAGATTCCAGTCGCTTTAACACTGTGGAGGAATACACTGCATGCTACTTCAGTACACACTCCAGAGAATTACTGGTGCAG GCTCTGGTGAATATTCTGAAGCAGAAAGATATAGAGGCCAACCCAGACAATCTAATAGAGTATCTCAGACCGTTTCGCATCATCATTAGCCTGTTGGACAAACCTGAGATAG GTCCATTGGTGTTGTCTGATGTGCTGCTGGAGGTGGTCAGAGCTTTTTACAGCTACTGTAAAGTGATGCTGGGAGAGGACAGTCTCAACTCCAGCCTCAGTGGCAGCCAACTCAACAG TAAAATCAAGGAGAATAAAAATGCCTCAGAGATTATAAAGACTGTCAACATGCTTGTGAGTGCCATGAGCAGCAATTATCTCTGGGACTACATGACAAGGCATTTCCAAATCTCTCTCAG AGCACTGAGTGATCCAGCTGGGAAGGGGCCGTCTAAAGACTGGAGCAGCTCTCCTTCAGTGATTGAACTTTCAACACTCATTATCTTCCTGTTGGATGTTATTCCTTTG GAACTCTATGCAGAGATTCAAACGCAATACCTGCCACAGATGCTGGGCAGTATGCTGCATTCGCTGCATAGTCACATGACATCCCTTAGCCTACAGGAGCTCACACAGGCCATGAGAGCGTGTTTTAAAGTGCTCAGTAAGATCCAGATGCCGGTGGCTTATATGGACATGGAGGCTGAATTGCAGACACAAGATGTAGAGCAAACACAG ATTGTGATGACTGACAGCAACAAAGTCAAGGAAAGTGACCAGGTGAATGGTAACCATGACAGCTGCACCAGTGAGGTTGGTCTGAATGGACAGGAGGCACAGGAGGCAGAGCCAGGTGAAGCTCCGTATCCTCCTTTACGCTCTGAAGACAGTGGATTAGGCCTGAGCGCGTCTCCTTCTGAACAGCACCTCCTACCAGGCTGTAATGGATCAGAAGCTGCTTCTGGGGCGAACTCTGAAACAGAGCACGTGTGGAGAAGAGGAGGAACTATAGAAAACATGTCCAAATGTGTACAGGATATACTGGCATCTGTGATCACAAG GCATTTGTTAGATGTCGTGGAtccagagaagaagaagaaacaggACGAAGCAAATCAGCTAGATCCTAATGCTTCTCCTAGAGGCAGTAAGCGGTCTCCACTGAAACGGAAAGGCAGCCGAGACTTGGGTCTTATCAAAGACAGACTTGCTGAGTTCTTTAACCCTAGTAAACTGAGGATCCATGCCCTTCATTGGTCTTCTAAGGATGGGGGTAAAGACCACAGACCAGTAGAGTTGGAGTGGATGGGAAGTTTCCAGTCAAAGGGCAAAGGGGAGATATCGGAGTCGTGCCGCCAGGCCTTCACTGTGGTCTGCCAGCTTCTCCTGGAATGCACAACTTTTCCTGTGTATTTCACTGAGGAAGAGAACCAAGACCTGCACACATCCATGTTCAACAAAACAG GTATTGAGGGAAGCCTTCCTGAGTGGTTGAGGTCCTTGATGACTCTGTGTTGCCTAACGAAAGACTACCAG GTGCAACATGTTGCTATCTCCTCTTTGTTGGAGCTGATCAATCACTCTCAGTCCTTAGCCCTCGTCATTAAGGATAAAAACCAACGTTATAAGAACTCTGATGCTAACCCGCTAAGCGGACAGCTGCAAATGGTCACCCTGCCTCCCATCTACCCAGCTGTTCTCAAAACTCTGGAGGATTCCACAGACTTTTACCTG CGTGTATCTCAGGTGTTATGGGCTCAGTTAGACACAGAGCGTAGAGAGCATCACGTATCTTGTGTGGAGCTCTTCTATCGGCTTCACTGCTTGGCTCCATCTGCATCCATCTGCGAGGACATCATCTGCCTTGGTTTACTCAGTGAGGACAAG gtTGTGTGTCTGGAGGCACTCCACAGGTTCTCAGTTTTGTGGCACCTGACACGAGAGATCCAGACAAATCGCAGCACTTCTCTCAACCGCTCTTTTGACAG atctttgtTTGTGGTATTAGATAGTTTGAACAATCAGGATGGTAGTGTTAGTGCCTCAGCACAGAACTGGTTGGTGCGGGCTCTTTCCCTCAGTGATGTGGTCCGTATCTTGGAGCCGGTGCTACTCTTACTGTTGGATCCGAGAACACAGAGATCACCCATACAAAGCGTCAAACAGAATCTATCTGTTG GAAATGTAAAGTCACTGAGCTGGAGAGACAGATCCATCACGAAAAATGCTGGAGACAACATGATGCCCGGTTGCCAAACAGAAGAAAGCTTTGTCAGCCGCATCACCATAGTAGACCGTGAAGCACTGTGGGCAGAGTTGGAACGAGATCCAGAACTAACACCCCCAGACTCCCCAACAATATCCCGGAGTGAAAGTGAAGAGACTGAGGGAGAGGACGAAGAagtagaagaagaagaggaaagtGAACACACCGAATCTGCAGACACAAGTGGTGCTCAGAACTCCACTGAAAACTCCACCTCAAGCTCCGCCCCTTACTTGCAGCGACATGACGATGGTAGCATAGAGGAAGAGGGTGTGGCCAATGGCCTACAGAGGGTGGATTCAGAACGAACGCAGGTTTCCGATTCGCTCTCAAGTGATGAAGATGATGGGCAGTTGGAGGCCATGGCCAAATCCCGGATGCTGAAGAGACAGCGGGAGAAACGTGAGGCAGTGGATTCACTGTTCCGCCATGTTCTACTCTATAAGAAGCAGTACGAGAGCAGGCGAATTCTCTATGCCTTCACTATTTTAGAGACTATCCTCCGGACAAGTGCAGGGCCATTTGTGGAGTCTCTATCCAGTACTTCTTTGGACTGCAGCTCCATTGCCCATCTCAACCTCATCCAGAACCTTCTGCAGAGACACCGTCAGGCTCAGGATGGTGGCAGCTTCTATGGCCAATTGCAGATCTCAACTCCACCAAGTGGAGCCACTCCTGACCCATCCCAGCCAGCCTCTTCACCTCTCCATTCACCATCTTCTCCTTCTTCTCCACCAACTCTCCTGCTAGAGCTACTCACCTGCCTTTGTATGCGCTATCTCCGCTCTCACTATCCCTCCTATGCTAACATTCCCAATTGCCAACTCCAGGCCAATCGGGAGGTGCAGGTGAAAAGCGTGGAGGTGCTGACAGAGTTGATGATCCAGTTGGTGAGAGTGGCCCAGCAAGCTCAAATTGGAGAGGCAAAGGGAACTGCTAGTCTGGAGGCTGTCCGCAACCTTCTTTGGGGCTACAAGGTGCAGCAGTATGTCCTTCTAACGCTTTCCGCCTCCATGTATGTCTGCCAGAGAGCTGATCGGCCCGACCAGCACACATTGCCTGAAGAAGACCAAGGAGAAGACCTAGGGGAGATTTCGGAAGAGAGCCTGATCAACTTTGGCCGGGATGGGACCTGGGCTGAGCACCCGCTCCAGATTGCCCTACTGAAGCTTCTGAAGGTTCTTATTGTATTGGAGCACCACGTGTGTCCACCACACTCCAAGGCACAAGATCACGATCAAAGCCATTCCAACCCACAGCGACGTGCAGAACCACCCTCCTCAGCCTTGGCTCGAGAGTGGCAAACAGCTGTGATGTTCCAGCAGTCCATCAAAGCAGTGCGTTACGTAATCAGTCAGCCTATCACCACTCAGGGCATGTTTGTGTCGGCAGCAGCTCGAGCTTTGCACCCACAGTATGGCTGTGCCATGCATCCAGCCTGGGTGACTCTGCTATGTGAAGTTCTACCGTATTTAGGACGATCACTGGCCATCATTGTATCACCCATTATTGCCCAGATCTGCAGGAACCTGGATGAACTGGTTAAACAGCACGAGCATGATGGAATCAAGGCttcacataa TGGTACCTTAAAGAGGGAGAATATAGCGCCTGACTATCCTCTGACACTACTGGAAGGACTGACCACTATCACACACTACTGTCTTCTAGACCACAAAAAA ACAACTGCTGGCTGTGATGTTCCAGACCTACGAAATGCTAGCAATGCCATTCTGGAGGAGTTTCCACACATGATCAGCAGCATGGCCTTACTCTGGGGTGTGGTCAAGGGCTGTGACTCCGCCCGTGGCAGCAGAGCCTCACCCACCTCTGTGTACTTTAAAGGCACAAAG ATCTTGAGGCAAAAGGTTCTGGAGTTCTTAATGCCATTAACTCAGCAGTTTGGGGTGCAGATCATGGCCTCTGTGGCTGCTGTATGGAGCAGCAGGAAGAGCCACAAAAGACGTTCCAGAAATAAG ATTTTACCAGATGCTAGCGATTCTCAAATGACCTTGGTGGACCTAGTAAAGGCACTAAGCACACTCCGTACGGACACCATACTGCAGCTCATCAGAGAGGTGGTGAAGAAACCCCACCAGATCAAAGGAGACCAG AAGACTACTTTAGTTGACATTCCAATGCTACAGTTCAGCTACGTCTACATTCAAAG TCTCACCGCTCAAGCTCTTCAGGAGAATATCAATCCTCTTCTCTGTCTGCTCAGAGAATCTGCCCAGCTTAACCTTGCCCCTCCTGGACACTTCTTGCTCCTTGG CATCCTTAATGACTGTGTAAATAGACTTCCTAATATCGACAACAAGAGGGATACTAAAGAACTGCAG GAAGTGAGCCAGCGCATACTAGAAGCGGTGGGAGCTGTGGCCGGCTCGTCTCTTGAGCAGACTAGCTGGTTGAGCCGTAACCTGGAAGTGAAAGCACAGCCTCAAGTCTGTCCTCAGGGAGATGAAGATGACCATGATGGCAATGAGTTTGAGG agTGTGCAGGCCAGGGCAGCGCTATGGTGTCATCTTCAGTGCCATCTGTATTCAGTGTACAAGCTCTGGTTCTGCTGGCTGAG GTTCTCGCTCCTCTTTTGGACATGGTCTATCGCAGTGATGAGAAGGAGAAAGCTGTGCCTCTCATTTCCCGTCTTATGTATTATGTTTTTCCCTATCTAAAAAATCACAG TGCCTATAACATGCCTAGTTTCTGTGCGGGTGCTCAGTTGTTAAGCAGTCTGAGTGGATATGCCTACACTAAACGAGCGTGGAAGAAAGAGGTGCTGGAGCTCTTCATGGACCCACTGTTTTTCACAATGGAGTCCTCATGTTCCTGCCA TTGGAGATCCATCGTAGACCATCTTCTGACTCACGAGAAAACAATGTTCAAAGACTTGATGA GCATGCAGAGCAGTTCTTTGAAGCTCTTCAACAGCGCTGAGCAGAAGCCCATGCTACTGAAACGACAGGCTTTTGCCATGTTTAGCGGAGAGAATGACCAGTACCACTTCTATTTGCCTCTCATACAAG AGCGTCTAACAGAGAACCTGCGTGTGGGACAGACACCATCAGTGTCCGCTCAGATGTTCCTCATGTTCCGTGTTCTCCTGTTGAGGATCTCACCACAACATCTCACCTCTCTCTGGCCAATTATGGTCACTGAGCTG ATACGCATTTTTAATCGCCTTGAGAAGACACTGGTGGATGATAAAGAAGTTTCAAA GAGTAAATTGCGGGGTGGCCATGACAAGAATGGTCTGCTGTGCTTCCCTCAGGCAGAGCTGGACATGTACCTGTCAGCCTGCAAGTTCTTGGACACCGCTGTGTCCTTCCCTCCCGAGCAGATGCCTCTGTTTCAAAT gtATCGCTGGGCTTTCATTCCTGAAGTAGATGTTGACCATTATGATGGACCAGGAAACACTCTGCTGGAAGGAGAACAAGAATGTAAACCCCATATTGTTAGGATACTGGATGGAATAAACCGACGCTATGGG GAACTGAATGGAACAGTGGGAGAGTCAAGTACAGATCGAGTGGAGTTTCCTTTGCTCACACTGCGTTCCCTCTGCTCCATTGTGGATCTCGTGCCGTTCTTCAGCACCCTCTGCTGCTCTTTTAATGGCTCTCCTGCACACCTCCCACATTATGCAGCGGACTACCCACCGCCCAGCAGTGATCAGGTCATGAAACGCCTAGAGCACATCATTGAAGGAGAGTTCCTCGATGGAATGGACAGTTAG